One Aegilops tauschii subsp. strangulata cultivar AL8/78 chromosome 7, Aet v6.0, whole genome shotgun sequence genomic window carries:
- the LOC120969145 gene encoding uncharacterized protein, with translation MAPDPAVLPGDVLAEILRRLAPHSLATSRLVCSAWRDTIDARLRAHLLPCSMRGIFINFTRLRFSEFFSRPTTGPAICGGLDFLPCMGVSVMDHCNGLLLCCGLRHDNALPRDYVVNPATRRWARLPQHPRPHMPGSDESAYLAFEPGVSPHYEVVLIPLVLSAGVSNDDALLGSEWPPASYVIDVFSSVTRWWDKMTFVREGETKMTFVHLEPGSAPAPGHGDNGAVI, from the coding sequence ATGGCACCTGATCCGGCCGTGCTACCGGGTGACGTCCTCGCGGAGATcctccgccgcctcgcgccgcACAGCCTAGCCACGTCCCGGCTGGTCTGCAGTGCGTGGCGCGACACCATCGACGCCCGCCTGCGCGCCCACCTGCTTCCGTGCTCCATGCGCGGAATCTTCATCAACTTCACCCGACTTAGATTCTCGGAGTTCTTCTCACGTCCTACGACAGGCCCGGCGATCTGCGGAGGGCTCGACTTCTTGCCCTGCATGGGCGTCAGTGTCATGGACCACTGCAACGGGCTCTTGCTTTGCTGCGGTCTGAGGCACGACAATGCACTGCCGCGCGATTATGTCGTCAACCCGGCCACACGTCGGTGGGCGCGTCTGCCCCAACACCCTCGGCCGCACATGCCGGGTTCCGACGAGAGCGCGTACCTCGCGTTCGAGCCAGGCGTGTCACCGCACTATGAGGTCGTTCTGATCCCGCTCGTGTTGTCCGCCGGCGTGTCGAACGATGACGCATTGCTTGGATCGGAGTGGCCTCCCGCGTCATACGTCATTGATGTGTTCTCGTCGGTTACTCGGTGGTGGGACAAGATGACCTTTGTTCGGGAAGGGGAGACAAAGATGACCTTTGTTCATCTCGAGCCAGGCAGCGCCCCCGCCCCCGGCCATGGGGACAACGGTGCGGTGATCTAG